Proteins from one Triticum aestivum cultivar Chinese Spring chromosome 7A, IWGSC CS RefSeq v2.1, whole genome shotgun sequence genomic window:
- the LOC123150165 gene encoding protochlorophyllide-dependent translocon component 52, chloroplastic: protein MSATRPSPVASDKFYRQLPLTARRFFLSLVSSPPVSTHAVDRPLDATGDMDPLRLLLPRVQAQPLLPLPAGVPAPSVRPRLVPRRRARRHRNGAARMLPASAVASESPWTEQDPASGEKEERFDWLDQWYPFAPVEDLDPGAPHGKMVLGIRVVAWYDRGAGEWRVFEDACPHRLAPLSEGRIDDKGRLQCVYHGWCFDGRGACKFIPQAPALGPPVHTNSKACVASYPCVVQNKLLWFYPRAGPEHSDVLQRKRPPFIPEIDDPSFVTSFLIRDMPFGYDVLAENLMDPSHVPYAHKGLFRGLPRLVDPGREEYDEEGGVPMAVQVEESSVNGYASSQGPGYSKFVAPCTYYGSPASKKSEKNKPHLMIVFIIVPVAPGRSRVMWAYPRNFGLWLHKITPRWFDHIGVNVVLDSDMYLLHLEERNFAKAGIENWQKSVYVPTTSDGTVVAFRNWFRKHCGFQVGWAAPTVDQLPPTPTKDKLMDRYWSHVAQCTSCSAALKAMKALEVALQVASIAVVGLLAVAKGTLLTSVAQRAAVVSAAVLCFVASRWLADFIQKKFYFEDYVHAYK, encoded by the exons ATGTCGGCCACACGTCCATCGCCGGTAGCTTCCGATAAGTTCTACCGCCAACTACCGCTGACTGCTCGCCGTTTCTTTCTTTCACTTGTCTCAAGCCCTCCCGTTTCCACCCACGCCGTCGATCGGCCGTTGGACGCCACCGGCGACATGGATCCCCTCCGCCTGCTCCTCCCCCGCGTCCAGGCCCAGCCATTGCTCCCGCTCCCCGCCGGCGTCCCAGCGCCGAGCGTCAGGCCCCGCCTCGTCCCGCGGCGACGGGCGCGCCGCCACCGCAACGGGGCCGCACGGATGCTGCCGGCGTCGGCCGTGGCGTCCGAGTCGCCGTGGACGGAGCAGGATCCGGCGTCCGGGGAGAAGGAGGAGCGGTTCGACTGGCTGGACCAGTGGTACCCTTTCGCCCCCGTGGAGGACCTGGACCCCGGCGCGCCGCACGGCAAGATGGTGCTGGGCATCCGCGTGGTGGCCTGGTACGACCGCGGCGCCGGCGAGTGGCGCGTGTTCGAGGACGCGTGCCCGCACCGCCTCGCGCCGCTCTCGGAGGGCCGCatcgacgacaagggccggctccagtgCGTGTACCACGGCTGGTGCTTCGACGGCCGCGGCGCCTGCAAGTTCATCCCGCAGGCCCCCGCCCTCGGCCCCCCG GTGCACACCAACAGCAAGGCGTGCGTGGCGTCGTACCCGTGCGTGGTGCAGAACAAGCTCCTCTGGTTCTACCCGCGCGCCGGGCCGGAGCACAGCGACGTGCTGCAGAGGAAGCGGCCGCCGTTCATCCCGGAGATCGACGACCCGTCCTTCGTCACCTCCTTCTTGATAAGGGACATGCCTTTCGG GTACGATGTGTTGGCGGAGAACCTCATGGACCCTTCTCACGTGCCCTACGCGCACAAAGGCTTGTTCCGCGGCCTCCCCAGGCTCGTAGACCCCGGCAG agaGGAGTACGACGAAGAAGGCGGCGTGCCGATGGCGGTGCAGGTGGAGGAGTCGAGCGTGAACGGGTACGCCTCGTCGCAGGGCCCCGGCTACTCCAAGTTCGTCGCGCCTTGCACGTACTACGGATCGCCGGCGTCCAAGAAATCAGAG AAGAACAAGCCTCACCTCATGATCGTGTTCATCATCGTCCCGGTCGCTCCGGGGAGGAGCAGGGTGATGTGGGCCTACCCGAGGAACTTCGGCCTCTGGCTGCACAAGATCACGCCGCGGTGGTTCGACCACATCGGCGTCAACGTCGTCTTGGATTCCGACATGTACCTCCTCCACCTCGAG GAGCGCAATTTCGCCAAGGCGGGCATCGAGAACTGGCAGAAGAGCGTGTACGTGCCCACGACGTCGGACGGCACCGTCGTCGCCTTCAGGAACTGGTTCAGGAAGCACTGCGGGTTCCAGGTCGGCTGGGCGGCCCCGACGGTCGACCAGCTGCCGCCGAcccccaccaaggacaagctcatGGACAGGTACTGGTCGCACGTCGCGCAGTGCACGAGCTGCAGCGCCGCACTCAAGGCCATGAAGGCGCTGGAGGTCGCCCTGCAGGTGGCGTCGATCGCCGTCGTCGGGCTCCTCGCGGTGGCCAAGGGGACGCTGCTCACGTCCGTCGCCCAGCGGGCCGCCGTCGTGTCCGCGGCCGTCCTCTGCTTCGTGGCGTCCCGGTGGCTCGCCGACTTCATCCAGAAGAAATTCTATTTTGAGGATTATGTCCATGCTTACAAATGA